A region of Necator americanus strain Aroian chromosome I, whole genome shotgun sequence DNA encodes the following proteins:
- a CDS encoding hypothetical protein (NECATOR_CHRI.G3557.T1) produces the protein MWVSSESSAEIKAMGNLSNSWQRCAKANSAFNSWPKCLWSTLIANEVKLQVYLSAIRSIMIQLLGYFWAMACHNKELYSEVDIVYCQMTRGKRKLHLAPTSKVVTENRLRFFGHAMKRPSDHRVHVVLRVVPEPSCKRPLGRTTISLKKTNITTEKHQVQDNEESYDEIEGQKSSTSQLNSKSIVIIAASALLIVFVLISIIVYFVAERKSHKRKMKLREQMDREDEIRRKRKQMRGKSRKKKKKRRKSDTDSNDSNSGKKRKKTQGTPSEKKGSSVRKAVADYLEAQLKTCVMAVDPEKAGGDVGTVKPEDLEDGGYFGTPKAENKQENAPDNKQETPAK, from the exons atgtgggtctcttcGGAATCTTCAGCGGAAATCAAGGCGATGGGCAACCTATCGAACTCGTGg caaagatgcgctaaagctaactcggcattcaactcatggcccaaatgcctgtggtctaccctcatcgccaacgaagtcaagctacAAGTTTACTTATCTGCAATTCGTTCTATTATGAT acaATTGCTAGGCTACTTTTGGGCGATGGCGTGCCATAACAAAGAACTTTACTCGGAAGTGGACATAGTGTACTGTcagatgacacgtggaaaaagaaaactacatcTTGCCCCGACTTCTAAAGTAGTCACggaaaatcgtcttcgtttctttggtCACGCTATGAAGAGACCGTCTGATCATCGTGTCCACGTTGTCCTGAGGGTGGTTCCAGAACCTAGTTGTAAAAGACCACTTGGTC GTACCACTATTAGcctgaaaaaaacgaatattaCAACAGAAAAACACCAAGTACAGGACAATGAGGAGTCATACGACGAAATTGAAGGGCAAAA GTCTTCCACCAGTCAATTGAACAGCAAGAGTATTGTTATTATTGCTGCAAGTGCATTGTTAATCGTGTTCGTGCTGATCAGCATAATTGTATATTTCGTTGCTGAAAGGAAAagccacaaaagaaaaatgaaactaagAGAACAAATGGATAGAGAGGAtgaaatacgaagaaaaagaaaacaaatgagagGGAAgtcaagaaagaagaagaaaaaacgacgtAAATCAGACACTGATTCGAATGATTCGAATTCTGGAAAGAAACGGAAG AAAACACAGGGCACACCGtcggagaaaaaaggaagctcG GTGAGGAAAGCAGTTGCCGACTACTTGGAAGCTCAACTAAAAACTTGTGTGATGGCTGTCGATCCTGAAAAAGCTGGAGGTGATGTGGGAACAGTGAAACCAGAAGATCTTGAGGATGGCGGTTACTTTGGAACGCcgaaagcagaaaataaacaagaaaatgctCCAGATAACAAGCAAGAAACTCCAGCAAAGTAG
- a CDS encoding hypothetical protein (NECATOR_CHRI.G3557.T2), with translation MQADVGLFGIFSGNQGDGQPIELVGYFWAMACHNKELYSEVDIVYCQMTRGKRKLHLAPTSKVVTENRLRFFGHAMKRPSDHRVHVVLRVVPEPSCKRPLGRTTISLKKTNITTEKHQVQDNEESYDEIEGQKSSTSQLNSKSIVIIAASALLIVFVLISIIVYFVAERKSHKRKMKLREQMDREDEIRRKRKQMRGKSRKKKKKRRKSDTDSNDSNSGKKRKKTQGTPSEKKGSSVRKAVADYLEAQLKTCVMAVDPEKAGGDVGTVKPEDLEDGGYFGTPKAENKQENAPDNKQETPAK, from the exons atgcaagcagatgtgggtctcttcGGAATCTTCAGCGGAAATCAAGGCGATGGGCAACCTATCGAACTCGTGg GCTACTTTTGGGCGATGGCGTGCCATAACAAAGAACTTTACTCGGAAGTGGACATAGTGTACTGTcagatgacacgtggaaaaagaaaactacatcTTGCCCCGACTTCTAAAGTAGTCACggaaaatcgtcttcgtttctttggtCACGCTATGAAGAGACCGTCTGATCATCGTGTCCACGTTGTCCTGAGGGTGGTTCCAGAACCTAGTTGTAAAAGACCACTTGGTC GTACCACTATTAGcctgaaaaaaacgaatattaCAACAGAAAAACACCAAGTACAGGACAATGAGGAGTCATACGACGAAATTGAAGGGCAAAA GTCTTCCACCAGTCAATTGAACAGCAAGAGTATTGTTATTATTGCTGCAAGTGCATTGTTAATCGTGTTCGTGCTGATCAGCATAATTGTATATTTCGTTGCTGAAAGGAAAagccacaaaagaaaaatgaaactaagAGAACAAATGGATAGAGAGGAtgaaatacgaagaaaaagaaaacaaatgagagGGAAgtcaagaaagaagaagaaaaaacgacgtAAATCAGACACTGATTCGAATGATTCGAATTCTGGAAAGAAACGGAAG AAAACACAGGGCACACCGtcggagaaaaaaggaagctcG GTGAGGAAAGCAGTTGCCGACTACTTGGAAGCTCAACTAAAAACTTGTGTGATGGCTGTCGATCCTGAAAAAGCTGGAGGTGATGTGGGAACAGTGAAACCAGAAGATCTTGAGGATGGCGGTTACTTTGGAACGCcgaaagcagaaaataaacaagaaaatgctCCAGATAACAAGCAAGAAACTCCAGCAAAGTAG
- a CDS encoding hypothetical protein (NECATOR_CHRI.G3559.T1) encodes MFDSSVLRDGHLLRKIPWFPQEFDLSPGYVLWYGAGRQHLFARFREDIRTFKDIQFFFSLDSLGRFWSLLLQSSAFCSFLQFLAAGAMIGDDIIVSKRPGVVVVVGERRLLQSDCRDE; translated from the exons atGTTCGATAGTTCAGTGTTACGAGATGGACATTTGTTGCGAAAGATTCCATGGTTCCCTCAAGAATTCGACCTCTCACCAGGGTATGTGCTTTGGTatggtgctggacgacagcacctttttgcaag ATTTCGAGAAGACATAC GAACATTCAAGgatattcaattctttttctcactTGATTCATTGGGTCGTTTCTGGTCATTACTTTTGCAAAGCTCTGCATTTTG TTCCTTCTTACAATTTCTGGCAGCAGGTGCGATGATAGGTGACGATATAATCGTGTCAAAACGCCCTGGAGTTGTGGTTGTGGTTGGCGAGCGACGATTGCTGCAatcggactgcagagatgaatAA
- a CDS encoding hypothetical protein (NECATOR_CHRI.G3558.T1): protein MRLVRLRDRRRLKLQSVSAHVPTETAEDLNKDTFYDDLNTLIRYKIPSLQAIIVGIDTNAKAGLHQQSECMGNGSTPWSIHRTSDGPLRADKSHHCIHI from the coding sequence ATGCGCCTTGtacgattgcgggatcgcagaagACTCAAACTCCAGAGCGTAAGTGCTCACGTACCTACGGAGACCGCAGAGGATCTCAACAAAGACACGTTTTATGATGATCTCAATACGTTGATAAGATATAAGATACCAAGCCTGCAGGCGATAATTGTCGGAATTGATACGAATGCGAAGGCAGGACTTCACCAACAATCCGAATGCATGGGAAATGGTTCAACCCCATGGAGCATACATCGGACATCTGATGGACCTTTGCGAGCAGACAAATCTCATCATTGCATCcacatttaa
- a CDS encoding hypothetical protein (NECATOR_CHRI.G3559.T2): MFDSSVLRDGHLLRKIPWFPQEFDLSPGHHVKIQGTFKDIQFFFSLDSLGRFWSLLLQSSAFCSSFLQFLAAGAMIGDDIIVSKRPGVVVVVGERRLLQSDCRDE, translated from the exons atGTTCGATAGTTCAGTGTTACGAGATGGACATTTGTTGCGAAAGATTCCATGGTTCCCTCAAGAATTCGACCTCTCACCAGG TCATCATGTAAAAATCCAAGGAACATTCAAGgatattcaattctttttctcactTGATTCATTGGGTCGTTTCTGGTCATTACTTTTGCAAAGCTCTGCATTTTG CAGTTCCTTCTTACAATTTCTGGCAGCAGGTGCGATGATAGGTGACGATATAATCGTGTCAAAACGCCCTGGAGTTGTGGTTGTGGTTGGCGAGCGACGATTGCTGCAatcggactgcagagatgaatAA